The proteins below come from a single Necator americanus strain Aroian chromosome V, whole genome shotgun sequence genomic window:
- a CDS encoding hypothetical protein (NECATOR_CHRV.G20834.T1): MRLLLFVLAVVAAAQAFFTFRGQSPSDEFRVVNIPVNANAVISPRFRPYLKRRFVLPRMGMPTYVREGDLPRRN; encoded by the exons ATGCGATTGTTGCTGTTCGTTCTGGCTGTTGTCGCTGCTGCTCAggcatttttcacatttcgaGGGCAGTCACCGT CTGACGAATTTCGTGTGGTTAATATACCGGTGAATGCGAATGCAGTGATTTCGCCACGATTTCGACCGTATCTTAAACGACGATTTGTTCTACCACGTATGGGAATGCCGACTTACGTTCGTGAAGGTGATCTTCCTAGAAGGAATTGA